The nucleotide sequence TATGACTGGCTTATCATATTCTATTCGACGAGTTATCTTATTCAATTTTTCACCAATAAACAAAACCTCACCATTTTCTTTCTTAGAAAACCTATTCCAGCCATCTATTTTTTTATAATTGTGTAGTTTTGAATTTGCAATATTCAATGTCAACTTCTGAAATGTAGAATGGGAGTCCTTTGCGCAAAATCCTTCCTTGTTCAAAAAATAAAATGTTGAAAGAATCGCAGTCCTTTTGTTACAATCGTAAAAAGCATGATCTTTCACCAGCCCAATTAATAATGATGCACAAACTTGCATCGTATTCATCCCATAATTCTGATACCACACCTGTCTAGCGACAGCAGAACATAGCATATTAACATCTTTAACACCAATCCCCCCAACCTTAGATTCATCCATACCTTCATCTAAAAAATAATCTACAATAAAAAAATGTGCATCAATAACATCTTTAACACATACAGTACAGTCTTTATACATCAGATCCTTTTCAGGAATCATCTGAAGATTACGCTGATATATATCATCTAACCCTTTATGTCGAAATCCCAAAACATTATCCTCTCTTTTGAATGCTCAACATACTACATACAACAAACCATAAACTACACCGTCGACCTCTAACCCTTTCATCTTAAAGCTAGACTCTCACTAAGGGCCCAATTTAGCTTCTTTCACTATCTTTTATAACCCTCCTAATTTCATGCATTTTCACTTCAGAGTCAAGGTCGACTCCCAAATTCCATCGCGTCCCGTCATTTATTTCTAACTCAAGCCAAGAAGCTACCCTAGCCGCAGCATATTCACGCGGTAATATTTCCCGTCACTACGGCTCAAAAGCAAACCCATCTCTTTAAGCTTTTTCAGATCACGCCGAGCTGTTGCCACGCTCACCCCACCATAAAGCGCCCGCAAAACAGGGTGCGAAAACACATCATTCAGGGAAAATTCCAGCATGGTTTCCAGTGCAATCAGCAGCAAATCAAGCTGTCGCTGCGAAAGCTCTTTCTCGCGGTGCAAAGTGTGATAGTAGTCCTTTAGAGACAGGCGACGAATTGAGAGCGTGACATGCTCCTTGATCTCTTTCAGCGAAGAAATAATGCCGTCAAAATAGAAGCTCAAAAAAGGCGTCACATCTTCGGGATGCTTGCTTTTGATCACCCGCGAAAATGCAATGAAATACTCGTCGATGTTCCGATAGTAAAAATTCGACATCATTTGCGGCAGATATTTAATCCCCGCCTGATCAAGAATCATGGCTTCGACAAAGCGCGAGGATCTGCCATTTCCATCTTGGAACGGGTGAATTTTCGCGAGATGAAAATGTGCGAGCGCAGCCCTGATCATCGGATCTAGTCCCGTCATCTCTTCGCTATTCATCCACTCAACAAAAATTCCCATGAGCGTCTGTATATCGTCCAATGTCTTCGGTGGCGTATAGCGCCCACCATGATCCGCATTGCCCACAAAAACCGGCTCATTCCGGTAATTACCGGGACTGTTATGGAAATACTCAATGCCACGCGTCAGCGTCCTGTGAACGTCCCGAATGAAGTCTTCCGTCACGCCCCAAAAGCCCTGCTTTTCTCCATCCAACAAGGCATATAGAGCTTTCAAATTGCCAATTTCAAGCTCCGAACGCCCCTCGAGCTTGAGTGCATCGTCAGCCGTTAGCAGTGCTCCGACTTCATCCTCGCTCAGACTATTCCCTTCAATTGCAGCCGTACCGAAAATTGACCGCTTAATTATATCCTCTCTCAGCTTCGCCGCGATATGAGGAAGAATCGGCAACTCGCTTACCGTTGAGTACAGAATACGGCTTTCGATGATCTTGGGAGAAATCACCTGCTCATCATATTCACACGAAAAGATAAACTTCCCGGTTTTATGCGTAAGATGCTTTTTTGTCACAGGTTTTGCAACCATATTTGCAACCTTATCTCTCTTTAATTTATTGAAAAAATCAAATTTAGTTCATTTTTATGATTCATATTTTAAACTCCCTTGCACACAAAGGCAACCTCACAAAAAAGGCGACCTTTCAGTCGCCTTTTCTTCTTTCCTCTTCCCATCCCTCAAAAATCCATATAGTCCCGCACGTCCTTCTCCCAGACCCATATGGCCCGGACTTTTCCGATGCGGAATGCAGGGATTTTCCCGGCGTTCACGAGATTATAGAAATGGCTTTTGGAGCAATTCAAAATATCGCACGCGTGCTTCCAGTTCAGCTTTCTTCCTTTCATATCTTCCATAGCGTTATCTCCTCGCGAACCAGTTCGGACGCCCGCCGGGTCTGGCCTGCTGTT is from Desulfobaculum bizertense DSM 18034 and encodes:
- a CDS encoding type II toxin-antitoxin system death-on-curing family toxin — encoded protein: MGFRHKGLDDIYQRNLQMIPEKDLMYKDCTVCVKDVIDAHFFIVDYFLDEGMDESKVGGIGVKDVNMLCSAVARQVWYQNYGMNTMQVCASLLIGLVKDHAFYDCNKRTAILSTFYFLNKEGFCAKDSHSTFQKLTLNIANSKLHNYKKIDGWNRFSKKENGEVLFIGEKLNKITRRIEYDKPVITGRELSSILESNGYALGKMKKGRIDVLDMRSGEPKKIARINFKGMTRVVHAADLARVQKKTGLTPKNGYDSRAFYRGDEPLKDLIEEYAEMLTRLADR
- a CDS encoding Fic family protein, whose product is MVAKPVTKKHLTHKTGKFIFSCEYDEQVISPKIIESRILYSTVSELPILPHIAAKLREDIIKRSIFGTAAIEGNSLSEDEVGALLTADDALKLEGRSELEIGNLKALYALLDGEKQGFWGVTEDFIRDVHRTLTRGIEYFHNSPGNYRNEPVFVGNADHGGRYTPPKTLDDIQTLMGIFVEWMNSEEMTGLDPMIRAALAHFHLAKIHPFQDGNGRSSRFVEAMILDQAGIKYLPQMMSNFYYRNIDEYFIAFSRVIKSKHPEDVTPFLSFYFDGIISSLKEIKEHVTLSIRRLSLKDYYHTLHREKELSQRQLDLLLIALETMLEFSLNDVFSHPVLRALYGGVSVATARRDLKKLKEMGLLLSRSDGKYYRVNMLRLG
- a CDS encoding helix-turn-helix transcriptional regulator translates to NSRPDPAGVRTGSRGDNAMEDMKGRKLNWKHACDILNCSKSHFYNLVNAGKIPAFRIGKVRAIWVWEKDVRDYMDF